The DNA segment TAACATGTTATTAGATGACGTGACGGAATATGAATCTACACCTGAAGGCAGAAAAATAACCAAACTGGACCAAATACTTCtaaatggaaataatatagCTATGTTGGTTCCTGGAGGAGAAATGCCTGGTGACTCATATGAAGGGCAATGAGAATTCCTTGAAACatcttttaattaagttttcttaatgttaataaacaaatgctTTCTAATACATTGTTAACCAGTTTTATTTACCTAATATTACCTACATATAGTGATATACTAAAGATAGTTTTTAAGCTTTTTGACATTTcctataaaagtaaaataaagaaacacaaaaggttataaatatatataactagcaTACCCAACAGACATTATCCTGTATATATCAACACATGTGTAATATTATAGTCTTTTAGATCATATGTTACTCTACAAGATACCAATATGTAATCGAGAAATCAAATGTGTGTAACTAGAAAGTATAGTAATCATTCTTACCGGAGCTGGAGCTGGACCATAGTCACTTGACGGGTCATTAATTTCAATCTTCGCAGTAGACGATGGTGGTCTACTCACTTTATCAAAGCAAGCATCACACACTCGcacctattataaaatactattgttaaataactactgttataaaaaaaaaatggataaaatctgcaaaaaaaattattaactaacctaaaaattatttagtattaatgtaatagatttatttaaggaATTGTCCCATAAAAACAACAACTTTCATGTTACCCGACCAGATAATATCTTAATCAACTGCtgtaacactattgttgcATAGGATTAAAGTAAAGACCAACCATGGATGAGTAATAGAAGCTTTCAGTACCTCTTTTTCAATTCCAAACTTTGGCAGAGTCGATGTCTTAGAGCTGCACTGTTGGCAGAACACTTGACCACAAGCACGGCAATGGTGACGACGGACCATCAATGAAAATGCTACACGACACctatatttcaaattagttatttaattactgCATAATAACCAGAATTGAACCAGcagtaaaaattaaagtaaaacttaattttcttGACAATTGTATTGCTCTTTTTTACTATACCTAAGACTGGAAGAATAACAATAACACATCTGAGTttgttttatcatttaaagAAACTGAATTTACagttttgctttatattaatcatctatttatataaacaaacatatgTAATTGGGTTAAcagtatacatttaaaatccaAAAAGTAACCAGAATTTAAACAATGTACTAACCTATGACAGACTTCACCATCTGCCCACTCTGGGGCTGTGTCAGCTGAGAACATTGCATCAGATTCTTTCAATGGTGGAAATTTATGACCTTCAGCcttcaatatatttactgtatcctgtttataaacaaaatttatttgaacacACAATACAATATGGTGA comes from the Pieris brassicae chromosome 4, ilPieBrab1.1, whole genome shotgun sequence genome and includes:
- the LOC123707984 gene encoding U6 snRNA-associated Sm-like protein LSm5 codes for the protein MSQPLPNPNTLLPLELVDKCIGSRIHIIMKNDKEMVGTLQGFDDFVNMLLDDVTEYESTPEGRKITKLDQILLNGNNIAMLVPGGEMPGDSYEGQ